From a single Paenibacillus sp. FSL R5-0345 genomic region:
- a CDS encoding discoidin domain-containing protein: MRNKYVVWSLVVSMLISSLFLAAGPFNFVSASGGPNLTLGKNVTASGQSQTYSPNNVKDSNQNTYWESTNNAFPQWIQVDLGTITNVDQVVLKLPSGWETRTQTLAVQGSTNGSTFTDIVASTNYVFNPSVAGNSVTIDFASTSTRYVRLNVTSNTGWPAAQLSEFEIYGASGPIPTPTATPTSSGTYEAESASLSGGAKVNTDHAGYSGTGFVDGYLTQGATTTFTVNVPAAGSREVTLKYANASGSTKTISIYVNGTRIGQTSLPNLANWDSWSTKVEVLNLNAGNNTIAYKYDAGDSGNVNLDLITVASTTTTPSETPTPTPTPTPTPTPTPTPTPTPTPTPTPTSTPTVTPTPAPGSNFAVGKSITASSSTQTFVATNANDNDTSTYWEGGSNPSTLTLDLGANHNITSIVLKLNPATAWSTRTQTIQVLGHNQDTTSFSNLVAAQSYTFNPASSNTVTIPVSATVKRLQLNITSNSGAPAGQIAEFQVFGTPGANPDLMITGMSWSPTTPVETSAITLNAVVKNNGNSSSPATTVNFYLNNELVGSAPVGLLTAGASTTASMTLNAGAKIAAAYTLSAKVDESNVIFEHNEGNNSYTNGAPLVIAPVSSSDLVGAASWTPSNPVANSSVAFTVNLKNQGTIASASGSHGITVALKNSVGSTIQTFTGSYNGTIAAGASINVTIPGTWTAVNGNYTVTTSVEVDANEVTAKQSNNVSTANLVVYALRGASMPYSRYDTEDATLGGGATLKSAPTFDQALIASEASGQRYVALPSNGSNVGWTVRQGQGGAGVTMRFTMPDSSDGMGLNGSLDVYVNGVKVKTVSLTSYYSWQYFSGDMPGDTPSAGRPLFRFDEIHWKLDTPLQPGDTIRIQKNNGDSLEYGVDFLEIEPVPTVVARPANSVSVTDYGAVANDGQDDLAAFKATVNAAVAGGKSMYIPAGTFNLSSMWEIGSASNMINNFTVTGAGIWHTNLQFTNPNAAGGGISLRISGKLDFSNVYMNSNLRSRYGQNAIYKGFMDNFGTNSIIHDVWVEHFECGMWVGDYAHTPAIYASGLVVENSRIRNNLADGINYSQGTSNSIVRNTNVRNNGDDGLAVWTSNTNGAPAGVNNTFSYNTIENNWRAAAIAFFGGGGHKADHNYIIDTVGGSGIRMNTVFPGYHFQNNTGIVFSDTTIITSGTSKDLYGGERGAIDLEASNDAIKNVTFTNIDIINTQRDAIQFGYGGGFENIVFNNININGTGLDGITTSRFSGPHQGSAIYTYTGNGSATFNNLTTTNIANPNLNYIQSGFNLTIH, encoded by the coding sequence ATGCGTAACAAGTATGTTGTATGGTCGTTGGTAGTATCCATGTTGATTTCAAGCTTATTCTTGGCTGCGGGCCCGTTTAATTTTGTTTCAGCCTCCGGAGGACCAAACCTGACACTCGGTAAAAATGTAACGGCAAGCGGTCAATCTCAAACTTATAGTCCGAACAATGTTAAAGACAGTAATCAAAATACGTATTGGGAAAGTACGAATAATGCATTCCCGCAATGGATTCAAGTCGATTTAGGTACAATTACGAATGTTGATCAAGTCGTTCTTAAGCTACCTTCTGGTTGGGAAACAAGGACGCAAACCCTGGCCGTTCAAGGCAGCACGAACGGTTCTACGTTCACAGACATTGTAGCGTCTACGAATTATGTTTTTAACCCATCAGTAGCAGGAAACAGCGTTACGATCGATTTTGCCTCAACCAGTACGCGTTATGTTCGTCTGAATGTAACGAGCAATACAGGCTGGCCAGCAGCTCAGCTTTCTGAATTCGAGATTTACGGTGCAAGCGGTCCTATTCCTACACCAACAGCAACTCCAACGTCTTCCGGTACTTACGAAGCTGAATCGGCTTCACTATCTGGAGGAGCTAAAGTAAATACGGACCATGCCGGTTATTCCGGTACGGGGTTCGTGGATGGATACTTGACGCAAGGTGCAACAACTACTTTCACGGTTAACGTACCAGCAGCAGGCAGCCGTGAGGTGACGTTGAAATACGCTAATGCAAGTGGCAGTACAAAGACAATAAGTATCTACGTCAATGGTACCAGAATTGGCCAGACCTCATTACCTAACTTGGCAAACTGGGATTCATGGAGCACTAAAGTTGAAGTACTAAATCTGAATGCAGGTAACAACACAATTGCATATAAATATGATGCTGGTGATTCTGGTAACGTTAACCTGGATCTAATCACTGTAGCGTCGACAACAACTACACCTTCTGAAACACCAACACCAACACCAACACCAACACCAACACCAACACCAACACCAACACCAACACCAACACCAACACCAACACCAACGCCAACATCAACACCAACGGTCACACCAACACCTGCTCCGGGGAGCAATTTTGCTGTTGGCAAGTCGATTACCGCATCTTCCAGCACACAAACGTTCGTAGCCACAAATGCGAACGATAACGACACAAGCACATACTGGGAAGGCGGCAGCAATCCAAGTACTTTGACGCTCGACTTAGGTGCGAACCATAACATTACTTCAATCGTATTGAAGCTGAATCCAGCCACTGCTTGGAGTACTCGTACTCAAACGATTCAGGTGCTTGGTCACAACCAAGACACAACTAGCTTCAGTAATTTGGTGGCGGCTCAATCGTATACATTTAATCCAGCTTCGAGCAACACAGTAACCATACCGGTCTCGGCAACGGTTAAACGTCTTCAGTTGAATATTACTTCGAACTCCGGTGCGCCGGCTGGGCAAATCGCAGAGTTTCAAGTATTTGGTACTCCCGGAGCAAATCCTGATCTAATGATAACGGGTATGTCCTGGTCTCCTACTACTCCGGTCGAGACAAGTGCAATTACATTAAATGCAGTTGTTAAGAACAATGGAAATTCTAGCTCCCCAGCAACAACTGTTAACTTCTACTTAAACAATGAACTAGTTGGATCTGCACCAGTAGGTTTACTAACTGCCGGGGCTTCCACAACAGCCTCAATGACATTAAATGCTGGAGCCAAAATCGCAGCGGCCTATACTCTAAGCGCTAAGGTAGATGAAAGCAATGTGATTTTTGAGCACAATGAAGGGAACAACAGCTATACGAACGGGGCACCGCTTGTTATCGCTCCGGTCTCCAGCTCTGACTTAGTGGGCGCGGCTTCATGGACACCAAGTAATCCAGTTGCCAATAGTTCTGTAGCTTTTACCGTGAATCTCAAGAATCAAGGGACCATTGCTTCTGCAAGCGGTTCTCATGGTATTACAGTAGCATTAAAGAACTCAGTGGGCTCCACTATTCAGACATTTACTGGATCCTATAACGGAACCATAGCTGCAGGAGCTTCCATTAACGTCACAATTCCAGGGACATGGACAGCAGTCAACGGCAATTACACTGTCACCACTAGTGTTGAAGTGGATGCGAACGAAGTAACAGCCAAGCAATCAAACAATGTTAGCACGGCTAATCTAGTTGTGTATGCTTTACGTGGTGCAAGCATGCCTTATAGTCGGTACGATACTGAAGATGCTACTCTCGGTGGTGGTGCAACATTGAAATCTGCTCCTACGTTTGATCAAGCACTAATCGCTTCAGAAGCATCAGGTCAGCGTTATGTAGCCCTTCCTTCGAATGGTTCGAACGTAGGATGGACAGTAAGACAGGGGCAAGGTGGCGCGGGTGTGACGATGAGATTTACTATGCCTGACTCTTCGGATGGTATGGGACTTAATGGCTCACTTGACGTGTATGTGAATGGAGTAAAAGTCAAAACCGTATCGTTAACCTCCTATTACAGCTGGCAGTATTTCTCGGGTGATATGCCTGGTGATACTCCTAGTGCTGGGCGTCCGCTCTTCCGATTTGATGAAATACACTGGAAATTAGACACCCCTCTCCAGCCTGGAGACACCATCCGGATTCAGAAGAACAATGGAGATAGCTTGGAATATGGAGTTGATTTCCTCGAAATCGAACCCGTTCCTACTGTAGTCGCTCGTCCGGCGAACTCCGTGTCAGTGACAGATTATGGTGCTGTAGCAAATGACGGTCAGGATGATCTTGCAGCCTTTAAAGCAACGGTGAATGCTGCTGTTGCAGGCGGTAAGAGTATGTATATTCCTGCCGGAACGTTTAACCTTAGCAGCATGTGGGAAATTGGTTCTGCCAGCAATATGATTAACAACTTTACGGTTACGGGTGCTGGGATCTGGCATACCAACCTCCAATTTACTAATCCTAATGCAGCGGGTGGTGGGATTTCACTCCGTATTAGCGGCAAGCTGGATTTTAGCAATGTTTATATGAATTCGAATTTGCGATCCCGTTATGGACAAAATGCAATTTATAAAGGATTTATGGATAACTTCGGAACCAATTCAATCATCCATGATGTCTGGGTAGAACATTTTGAATGTGGTATGTGGGTAGGTGACTATGCGCATACGCCTGCTATTTATGCCAGTGGGCTTGTTGTTGAGAACAGCCGGATTCGGAACAATCTTGCTGACGGCATCAACTACTCCCAAGGAACTAGCAATTCAATTGTTCGAAACACAAATGTACGTAATAACGGTGACGATGGTCTTGCTGTATGGACTAGTAATACCAATGGTGCTCCGGCGGGTGTAAATAACACATTCTCGTACAACACTATTGAGAATAACTGGCGTGCAGCAGCCATAGCATTCTTTGGAGGCGGTGGTCATAAAGCTGATCACAACTACATCATCGACACTGTAGGCGGTTCCGGTATTAGAATGAATACTGTGTTCCCGGGATACCATTTCCAAAATAATACCGGAATTGTTTTTTCGGATACAACGATTATTACAAGTGGCACCAGTAAAGACCTATACGGTGGAGAACGCGGAGCCATCGACTTGGAGGCATCGAATGATGCCATTAAGAATGTGACCTTTACCAACATCGATATCATCAATACACAACGCGATGCAATCCAGTTTGGTTATGGTGGCGGATTTGAGAATATCGTATTCAACAACATTAACATTAATGGCACAGGACTTGATGGTATTACTACTTCACGGTTCTCAGGGCCACATCAAGGTTCGGCAATCTATACCTACACAGGCAATGGTTCAGCAACGTTTAACAACCTCACGACTACGAATATCGCAAACCCCAACCTGAATTATATTCAGAGCGGATTTAATCTGACGATCCATTAA
- a CDS encoding DUF1801 domain-containing protein has translation MNQEVIDFIETLKEPWQVELSNTLREVVHQAIPDVQERIQYKKPHFLKNGKYAAAISTSKDAVSFVIFNTSELELPEGMFEGPPERKTLKLRKGNTVDVAQLVTWVSQASASL, from the coding sequence ATGAACCAGGAAGTAATTGATTTTATTGAAACGTTAAAAGAACCATGGCAGGTGGAATTATCCAATACTCTTCGTGAAGTTGTACACCAGGCGATCCCAGATGTGCAGGAACGAATTCAGTACAAGAAGCCACATTTTTTGAAAAATGGGAAATATGCCGCAGCCATCTCAACATCAAAAGATGCGGTAAGTTTTGTTATTTTTAATACGAGCGAGCTTGAGTTACCGGAAGGGATGTTTGAGGGCCCTCCGGAGAGAAAAACACTAAAACTGCGTAAAGGGAATACAGTTGATGTGGCTCAATTAGTGACTTGGGTCAGCCAAGCCTCAGCTTCACTTTAA
- a CDS encoding MarR family winged helix-turn-helix transcriptional regulator, which translates to MRGLGSRTILYQQNVAASLGLYNNDFLSIDILHERGPITAGELSKLTGLATGSVTALVDRLENNGFVRRQNDPCDRRKVIIVPLYENNEVGNAYLPLHAEMLKLASTYSDEELELITQFLGKASTILEEQIHRLSSSTNNNAST; encoded by the coding sequence ATGCGGGGCCTAGGAAGTCGAACGATACTATATCAGCAAAATGTGGCAGCCTCACTTGGGTTATATAATAATGATTTTCTATCCATAGATATTCTCCACGAAAGAGGTCCCATCACCGCTGGTGAACTGTCCAAACTAACCGGACTGGCTACAGGTAGTGTTACGGCATTAGTTGATCGCCTTGAAAATAACGGTTTTGTTCGCAGACAAAATGACCCCTGTGACCGTCGAAAGGTCATTATTGTCCCTTTGTATGAAAATAATGAGGTCGGAAATGCTTACCTTCCACTGCATGCTGAGATGCTTAAACTAGCTTCCACCTACTCGGATGAAGAGCTTGAACTTATTACACAATTTTTAGGAAAAGCAAGTACGATCCTGGAAGAGCAGATTCATCGTCTCAGCTCCTCGACAAACAATAATGCGTCTACTTAA
- a CDS encoding MDR family MFS transporter, whose product MVKKLEKKNNVGIIIAALLLATLMASMDNTILATAMGTIVGDLGGFDKLMWVTSAYMIAEMAGMPIFGKLSDMYGRKRFFIFGIIVFMIGSALCGTANSIVQLSIYRAIQGIGGGALVPIAFTIMFDVVAPEKRGKIGGLFGAAYGISSIFGPLIGAYIADYIHWSWVFYINLPIGVVAFFLIAFFYKESVEHSKEKIDYLGAFTLVASILCLMFAIELGGKKYAWDSAMIVGLFLAFVVFIVGFIFIERRAEEPIITFGMFKNRLYSTSNVMAIFSGAAFITASVYIPIYIQGVLGGSATNSGLVLLPMMLGSVITAAGGGFLLSKFNYRTIMISTLILLVLGIALLTTLTPDSSRFMVTIFMFLVGLGIGSSFSVLSNAAIHGFTARQRGSASSTLSFTRELGMTLGITVFGIIQSHVFSNKLASMFSSGGAAPIGVNLSDPSTILTPDTREKIPTEVLDKITEGLSSSLVHTFAWAIIPSVIALLAAFVMSKEKFDLASELGEYTASH is encoded by the coding sequence ATGGTTAAGAAATTGGAAAAGAAAAATAATGTAGGCATTATTATAGCGGCTCTATTGCTGGCCACACTTATGGCATCCATGGATAACACTATATTAGCAACTGCAATGGGAACAATCGTAGGGGATCTTGGTGGTTTTGACAAACTGATGTGGGTGACTTCTGCTTATATGATAGCTGAGATGGCGGGCATGCCGATTTTCGGAAAATTATCGGATATGTATGGTCGCAAGCGTTTCTTTATTTTCGGAATTATTGTATTTATGATCGGATCTGCTTTATGTGGTACCGCAAACTCTATAGTTCAGCTGAGTATTTATCGTGCGATTCAAGGTATTGGTGGAGGGGCACTCGTTCCGATCGCATTCACTATCATGTTCGATGTGGTAGCTCCGGAAAAACGGGGGAAGATCGGCGGATTATTTGGAGCGGCTTATGGGATATCAAGTATTTTCGGACCTCTTATTGGCGCTTATATAGCGGATTATATCCATTGGTCTTGGGTCTTTTACATCAACTTACCTATAGGTGTTGTCGCATTCTTTTTAATAGCTTTCTTCTATAAAGAGTCTGTTGAGCATTCCAAGGAAAAGATCGATTACCTTGGTGCGTTTACACTTGTAGCTTCTATCCTGTGTCTCATGTTTGCGATTGAGCTTGGTGGAAAAAAATATGCTTGGGACTCTGCTATGATTGTGGGATTGTTCTTAGCTTTTGTAGTGTTTATCGTGGGATTTATTTTTATCGAACGTCGTGCAGAAGAACCCATCATTACATTCGGCATGTTCAAGAATCGTCTTTATTCTACGAGTAATGTTATGGCTATATTTAGCGGAGCAGCATTTATTACAGCCTCGGTGTACATTCCAATCTACATTCAAGGGGTTCTTGGCGGCTCGGCAACGAATTCGGGACTTGTTCTACTTCCTATGATGCTCGGCTCCGTTATCACTGCAGCAGGGGGCGGATTCCTGCTCTCGAAGTTCAACTATCGCACCATCATGATATCGACGTTAATACTGCTTGTTTTAGGTATCGCTTTGCTAACCACATTAACACCAGATTCTTCACGGTTCATGGTCACCATATTTATGTTTCTAGTAGGTCTTGGAATAGGTTCTTCATTCTCTGTTCTAAGCAACGCAGCCATTCATGGATTTACAGCAAGGCAGCGTGGTTCCGCAAGTTCGACACTTAGTTTTACAAGGGAGCTGGGAATGACACTCGGCATAACAGTATTCGGTATTATCCAAAGTCATGTGTTTTCGAATAAATTAGCATCCATGTTCAGTAGCGGTGGTGCGGCACCTATAGGGGTGAATTTAAGCGATCCAAGTACTATTTTGACCCCGGATACTCGTGAAAAAATCCCTACTGAAGTTCTTGATAAGATTACAGAGGGATTGTCCTCATCGCTTGTTCATACTTTTGCTTGGGCAATTATTCCGTCTGTTATAGCTCTATTGGCAGCATTTGTGATGAGTAAGGAGAAGTTTGATCTGGCTTCTGAATTGGGAGAGTATACGGCTTCGCATTAA
- a CDS encoding helix-turn-helix transcriptional regulator: MNTNKQFIQIKKQINKLGMVTDSSHNYRTSLLSLLREAVPFDAACCTHVDPQTLLSTGAVTEDNVERIHPYLFQIEYGEDDVNSYEQMVHNKRLVATIYEATEQQPERSARYRKVLTPAGFGDELRAVLILGESCWGYLTLYRNADQSEFLQEECDWITSLIPLIAARMRAFSLELPEREETWDDDLYGSGIAVLSDHLALLSSNPAADRWLEKLRSLEMMNAHVLPRPIRAVSTQAFNSPSESAGIAKVCIRMNEGPYLLVRASRLRSSDSQIQVAISFEPARPADMLPIIAEAYGLTEREQQILHGVIRGLSTKELASSLHISAYTVQDHLKSIFSKSGVSSRRELIWYLHSRYNIIEI; this comes from the coding sequence ATGAATACCAATAAACAATTCATTCAAATAAAGAAACAAATCAATAAGCTAGGTATGGTTACTGATTCATCTCACAATTACCGTACTTCTTTGCTCTCTCTCTTACGTGAAGCTGTTCCCTTTGATGCTGCCTGCTGTACTCATGTGGATCCACAGACACTGCTTTCTACCGGTGCAGTTACTGAAGACAATGTAGAGCGAATTCATCCCTACTTGTTCCAGATCGAATACGGGGAGGATGATGTTAACAGCTATGAGCAAATGGTCCATAACAAACGCCTCGTTGCTACAATATACGAAGCAACCGAGCAGCAACCAGAGCGGAGTGCGCGATATCGAAAGGTTTTGACTCCAGCAGGTTTTGGGGATGAACTAAGGGCAGTGCTTATTCTAGGAGAATCTTGTTGGGGCTATTTGACGCTGTACAGAAATGCGGATCAATCGGAATTCTTACAAGAGGAATGTGATTGGATCACCTCGCTCATCCCTCTGATTGCAGCCAGAATGCGTGCGTTCAGTCTTGAGCTTCCAGAGAGAGAGGAGACTTGGGATGATGATCTTTATGGTTCCGGTATTGCAGTTCTATCTGATCATTTGGCTCTTCTGTCCTCCAATCCCGCTGCAGATCGCTGGTTAGAAAAGCTTAGATCATTGGAAATGATGAATGCACATGTCTTACCACGGCCAATCCGTGCAGTAAGCACGCAAGCGTTCAACAGCCCCTCCGAATCTGCCGGAATTGCTAAGGTATGCATTCGTATGAATGAGGGGCCTTATTTACTCGTCCGAGCAAGTCGTCTTCGCTCTTCTGACAGCCAGATTCAGGTAGCTATTTCTTTCGAGCCCGCACGTCCAGCGGACATGCTTCCCATCATTGCTGAAGCGTATGGTTTAACAGAGCGTGAACAGCAGATATTACACGGTGTAATTCGAGGATTATCCACTAAAGAGTTGGCTTCTTCTCTACATATTTCTGCTTACACCGTTCAGGATCATTTAAAGTCCATTTTTAGTAAGTCAGGTGTCAGCAGCCGCAGAGAGCTTATTTGGTATTTACATTCACGCTACAATATTATAGAGATATAA
- a CDS encoding saccharopine dehydrogenase family protein — protein MQEKEDIVVVGGYGHVGRTICEILEKKYPGKVFAAGRSLEKAERFSQSTHGKVKPLQLDISKPVPSHLLEQVKLVIMCLDQTRTDYVKACFHSGTHYVDVSASGPFLSQMEAYSEEAARHGSKAVLSVGLAPGITNLMALEAERQLEQTEEIEIAIMLGLGDSHGKAAIEWTVNSIGEKFEIKQKNRQVEVDSFTDRKLYHFGDDLGSRYAYRFPFSDQQTLARTLKASTISTRFCLDSVFVTKILAIAKKTGIVRLLKTGWVNRGIVRAMERLHLGSDQFAIKVEARGRNREGKPTRADLILQGKNQSVVTAKVTAAVSKLLYDSPFPGGVYHIEEITDLAYIQKELGSTLSMEIQVKEHNADKSK, from the coding sequence ATGCAGGAAAAAGAAGATATTGTTGTTGTTGGTGGTTATGGACATGTAGGGCGTACTATATGTGAAATATTAGAGAAGAAGTATCCAGGTAAAGTATTTGCAGCAGGGAGAAGTCTTGAAAAAGCAGAGCGGTTCAGTCAATCTACACACGGCAAAGTCAAGCCGTTACAGTTGGATATCAGTAAGCCTGTACCTTCACATTTACTTGAACAAGTGAAGCTAGTCATCATGTGTTTGGATCAAACCCGTACGGATTATGTAAAAGCCTGCTTTCACAGTGGTACGCATTATGTGGATGTATCAGCGAGCGGTCCGTTTTTATCTCAAATGGAGGCGTATAGTGAAGAGGCTGCACGACACGGCTCTAAAGCCGTTCTTAGTGTAGGGCTTGCACCAGGTATAACGAATCTAATGGCTCTTGAAGCGGAAAGACAGCTAGAACAGACGGAAGAAATTGAAATAGCGATAATGCTCGGACTTGGTGATTCTCATGGGAAAGCAGCGATCGAATGGACAGTGAATAGTATAGGTGAAAAGTTTGAAATCAAGCAAAAGAATCGACAGGTAGAGGTGGACAGCTTCACCGATAGAAAGCTGTATCACTTTGGTGACGATTTAGGGAGTCGCTATGCTTATCGTTTCCCCTTTTCAGATCAACAGACGCTTGCCCGAACGCTCAAAGCATCGACTATTTCCACACGGTTTTGTCTGGATTCAGTCTTTGTAACCAAAATATTGGCCATAGCCAAAAAAACAGGGATCGTTCGATTGTTGAAGACAGGCTGGGTGAACAGAGGGATTGTTCGTGCTATGGAGCGGCTGCATTTAGGGAGTGACCAGTTCGCTATCAAGGTTGAGGCTCGAGGAAGAAATCGAGAGGGGAAGCCCACGCGTGCTGATTTAATATTGCAAGGAAAGAATCAATCCGTCGTCACAGCAAAAGTGACAGCAGCAGTATCAAAGCTCCTCTATGATTCACCATTTCCAGGCGGCGTATATCATATTGAGGAGATCACAGATCTAGCATATATTCAAAAAGAATTAGGGTCGACCCTAAGCATGGAGATCCAAGTAAAGGAGCATAATGCAGATAAATCAAAATAG
- a CDS encoding polyprenyl synthetase family protein, giving the protein MNEKFTDSDDTGYPIAEQKAAQYFAALREQFKEKTYVSTLTEDFRLWKKNHIHRRSWLSFLSRGRRKPDSQDYHRYLGWLNQTGKLDDYLDRSVSYLYMRDLGQALDSPNTQIRIKRMVADIRNQMIHPGSTKAEDQSDFMSFTGIYRWAQKEGVETATIWVIDKLKQVSDHLPKEMNPEQAQRKLIKIIIGVILHVMEEMDDEVTPVDRSKRIDEAIRLGYSYGLTYPFIDDLLDSSVLTEQEKEQYSHMIRTAILDRVVPEIGEWSGENMPFIRFVHSELKEAFEYIKRYQREDMQDAFFEQSFVFFHSQELDRMKDLSNMEYSNEELFIPIILKSSSSRLIVRSVISAPTDDGFDQRTFFYGLYNQLADDFADMFDDMEAGAVTPYTYYLQYRGQRTDLINPFELYWTVISHLIHTVYRSDPKTSEVILDRAINGLKRCKARVGIEKYNEIMEIFASGQPEFNHVVQQMVQKADDVDFFDKLLRDQLLLNLKNSKREKAEFRDTIQKVRDQINKQLLIAKPAETPVMKEMLIDAANYSLEGDGKRIRPILTWVMGVNEYGLDETDIVPLLRSLEYMHTASLIFDDLPSQDNASTRRGRATLHEVYNSATAELTGLFLIQKSIEEQASLHSFDAKAVLALMQYSAQKAEDTCMGQAMDLNSKGKALTLEQLNMICFYKTGIAFEASLVMPAILAKVNESEILALKKFAYHAGIAFQIKDDLLDLEGDHHLLGKPIGQDVENNNSTFVAILGADDARKEMWEHYCLAMEALRKIPRNIAFLKHLLNYMINRNR; this is encoded by the coding sequence ATGAATGAAAAATTTACAGATAGCGACGATACAGGATATCCGATCGCTGAGCAGAAAGCGGCTCAGTATTTTGCAGCTCTTCGGGAACAGTTCAAAGAAAAAACTTACGTGTCTACCTTAACTGAAGATTTTCGGTTGTGGAAGAAGAATCACATTCATCGCCGTTCATGGTTGTCCTTTTTATCGAGAGGGAGAAGGAAACCTGATTCTCAGGATTATCATAGATATCTAGGATGGCTGAATCAAACCGGAAAATTGGATGATTATTTGGATCGAAGCGTTTCCTATCTTTATATGAGAGATCTGGGGCAAGCGTTGGATTCACCTAATACACAGATTAGAATTAAACGTATGGTTGCTGACATTAGAAATCAGATGATTCATCCAGGCTCGACAAAGGCGGAAGATCAGTCGGATTTTATGAGTTTCACTGGGATTTATCGTTGGGCTCAGAAGGAAGGCGTTGAAACCGCCACGATTTGGGTGATAGACAAACTTAAACAGGTGTCAGACCATCTTCCGAAGGAAATGAATCCCGAACAAGCGCAGCGTAAATTGATCAAGATCATTATTGGGGTGATTCTCCATGTGATGGAAGAGATGGACGATGAAGTAACGCCAGTGGATCGTAGCAAAAGAATTGATGAAGCGATTAGGCTTGGTTATTCATATGGACTTACTTATCCATTCATTGACGATCTCCTTGATTCTAGCGTCTTAACCGAACAAGAGAAAGAACAGTACTCTCATATGATACGTACTGCGATCCTTGATAGAGTTGTGCCGGAGATCGGAGAATGGTCCGGGGAGAACATGCCGTTCATTCGATTTGTACATTCGGAGCTTAAGGAGGCTTTTGAGTATATTAAGAGGTATCAGCGGGAAGACATGCAGGATGCATTTTTCGAGCAGTCCTTTGTGTTTTTTCATTCCCAGGAGTTAGATCGAATGAAGGATCTATCTAACATGGAATACAGTAATGAAGAGCTTTTTATACCCATTATTTTAAAATCCTCATCTTCCCGTTTAATAGTCCGATCCGTAATTAGTGCTCCCACGGATGACGGATTTGATCAACGTACCTTCTTCTATGGACTATACAATCAGTTAGCTGATGATTTTGCGGATATGTTTGACGATATGGAAGCGGGCGCTGTAACGCCTTATACCTATTATTTGCAATACCGTGGTCAGCGTACCGATCTGATCAACCCTTTTGAATTATACTGGACGGTCATTTCCCATTTAATACACACCGTGTATCGCTCCGATCCTAAAACCAGTGAGGTGATATTAGATCGAGCCATCAATGGACTCAAGCGTTGTAAAGCACGTGTGGGGATTGAAAAATATAATGAGATCATGGAGATTTTTGCTTCCGGACAACCGGAATTTAATCATGTTGTGCAGCAGATGGTGCAGAAAGCGGATGATGTGGATTTTTTCGATAAGCTGCTTCGGGATCAGTTGCTTTTGAATCTGAAAAACAGCAAAAGGGAAAAAGCGGAATTTCGAGATACGATTCAAAAGGTCCGCGATCAAATCAACAAACAATTGCTGATAGCCAAGCCAGCCGAGACGCCAGTCATGAAAGAGATGCTGATAGATGCAGCTAATTATAGCCTTGAAGGGGACGGAAAGCGGATAAGGCCTATATTAACATGGGTTATGGGTGTTAACGAATATGGTCTAGATGAAACGGACATTGTACCGCTTCTGAGATCGTTGGAGTATATGCATACTGCTTCTCTAATCTTCGATGATCTTCCCTCGCAGGATAATGCCTCAACCCGGAGAGGCCGTGCGACTCTGCACGAAGTTTATAATAGCGCCACGGCGGAACTAACCGGACTGTTTCTGATTCAGAAGTCAATCGAGGAACAAGCGTCACTTCATTCCTTTGATGCAAAAGCTGTGCTTGCCTTAATGCAATATTCAGCCCAAAAGGCAGAAGATACCTGTATGGGTCAGGCGATGGATTTGAACTCTAAGGGTAAGGCGTTGACGTTAGAGCAATTAAATATGATTTGTTTTTACAAGACGGGGATTGCATTTGAAGCTTCGCTAGTAATGCCAGCTATTCTCGCTAAGGTTAACGAGTCAGAAATTCTGGCTTTGAAAAAATTTGCCTACCATGCAGGAATTGCCTTTCAGATTAAAGATGATTTGCTCGATTTGGAAGGGGATCATCATTTACTAGGTAAACCCATTGGTCAGGATGTGGAGAATAACAATTCAACGTTTGTAGCTATCCTTGGTGCAGACGATGCGCGAAAAGAGATGTGGGAGCACTACTGTCTCGCCATGGAGGCGTTAAGAAAAATACCCCGTAATATTGCTTTTCTAAAGCATTTATTGAATTATATGATTAATCGAAATCGATAA